A segment of the Capricornis sumatraensis isolate serow.1 chromosome 8, serow.2, whole genome shotgun sequence genome:
TTCTTCTTGAGGCACATCAGCTCCTCCTTCAGAGATTCCACCTGCATCTCCAGGTCGGCCTTGCACAGGGTCAGCTCGTCCAGGATCCGGCGCAGGCCATTGGTGTCAGCCTCCACCAGCTGCCGCATGCCCAGCTCTGTCTCGTACCTGCACACACAGAGCCCTGCTGAGTCTGCAGCAGGGCAGCCACTCCCAGGCAGGGCCCACGGCCTGTGGACTGCTCCAGCTACAGTGGCTGATTTGGGGTCAGCATCACTGTGGTTCTCTCCCTTGACCCGGAAAGGGTCTAGAACTGATGCCATACTTCCCACTTACAGCTGCATCTGGCCTCACTCTCACGTTACCAGCTCCCAAAGGCGGAGGACAGAGGCAAGGGCGCAGCACAGAACTGCCTTCCCAGATCAGGCCACTCACTTGGTCCGGAAGTCGTCGGCAGCCAGCTTGGCGTTGTCAATTTGCAGGACCAGCCTGGCGTTGTCAGCCTTGGTTAGCAGGATCTGGGGAACCAGGGCCGTCTTGTGAGCTGGAGAAGGCCCAGCAGAGTAGGAGCAGGTGGTAGGGGACAGCCCAGCTTTCAGAGGCCATACTTCTAAATACCTTTGGCATTTCCAGCCCTGAGCTCTTTGCCTAGGTATAGAGGGAGCATCAGTCCCAGAAAGtctctagaaaagaccctgatgctgggaaagattctcctcctgtcttggaggagaaggggatggcagaggatgagatggttggatatgattggatggcatcaccaattcaatggacatgagtttgagcaaactccaggagacagtgagggccagggaatcctggtgtgctatagtccatggggttgcaaagagttggacatgacttaacgaatGACCAGCAACAACAGTCCCAGGAGGGGCATCACAATGGCCGTCAGCCCTGACACCTGCAGCCCCAAAGGCACAGTGGGTCACACCAAGGTGAGCAGAGAGAACCAGGCCAGCCTGGATTCAGATTCCACCTCCAACACCGACAGACTATGGTATCTTGAGAAAGTGGCCGAACCTCCCTAAAATTCAACTTCCACATCTGTTAGATGGAACCAGTAATGTCCATCTCTCCAAGATGAGGAATACACAAAGAAGGGAAGGCATTAGGCGCAGAGCTTGTGTCCAGTAAGGGCATGGTGTGTGTGACTGCTCTTCCTACAGCTGAGACTGGCTGGAAAGGAGGGGAGTTTACAAGCAGAGAGAGGTCTGGGTGCCCCAAGAAGCCAAACCCCTAGAGAGAAAAGCTGGCCCTAATAGGAGAGAGAATCCTCTGAGAGCTACAGCCTCATCTGCAGTGGGATGAAACAGACCGCTTCCAGGGTTTGGGCTGGAGCGGGGCCAGGCCCCAGGTACCTTCTGCTGGAGCTCCTCAATGGTCTTGAAGTAGCTCTGGTAGTCAGGGCAGATGTACGGGACCTGAGACTCGTACCATTCCCGGATGCGTCTCTCCAGCTCCGCGTTCTCCCGCTCCAGCTGCCGCACCTTCTCCAGGTAGCTGGCCAGCCGGTCGTTCAGGAACTGCATGGTCTCCTTCTCGTTGCCGTTGAAGGAGCCCTCGCAGAGCCAGCCCCCGGCCCCGGCAAAGCCAGAGGAATGGAGCCCAGAGGACAGGAAGGAACCAGGCAAGCAGCTCCCAAGGCTGGAGAGGCCCAGCCTGACGGAGGAGGCTGACCCCGAAACACCAGcaaggctgggccccctgcaggaGCCCACGGAGCGAACACAGGACACCCGAGAGATGCCGCTGGTCGCGCCGCAGTGGCCCCTGAGGGACCCAGAGGAGAAGATCGGGGAGCAGAGCTGGGAGGCCATGATGCTAGCAGAGAAGGCTGCAGCTTAGCAAGGAGCTCAGGTTCTGGCTCTCACGGCCTCTCGGAGGCATTTATATACACTGTCTGTGGGGTGTTGCCATCTTACACTTGGGAAAGCCCATTCCTATTCCAGGAGAATCTCATTAGAATGTGACTTTTGCTACACATCCAAAATCCCTTaccttgtaaaaattaaaaagaatgtagaatttcatttgctaagtcaGGGCTGTCAGCTGTTGTCATTTCCTGgaagaatattaattttattgcCTCTTCAAAGTCCTTGCACCAGCACCCATAAATTGGGAGTGGCCTCACGAATGACATCTGGTACCTGCCCTCTCTGTGAGCCTTCTTCCAGGTGCCCAGGCTGCTCACCTGTCACCTCTGACCACTACCCCTACCCACCATAGCTGCTCACCTCAGGGAAGCTAAGAAGGGAGCAAAAGGAAGTAAAATTCACAGAACACCTATCATGCGCCAGGCTTATAGTTATTTCATGGACACCTCACAACAGTCCTGGGAGATGGCCGGTATCATCTCCGTTTTACcagtgtggaaactgaggctccgaatggtcaaaagaaagaaaggacgaaaaaaggaaagaaagagaaagcttgCTTGAGATGAACAGGTAGTGAGTACAAAGAATCGGAAACCAGGGCTCTGGGACCCCAAATGCCACACTCTCGTCCCATTGCTTCTCCAACACAACCAAGGTCAAGTGCAGGCACCCAGAATTTGGGGacggaagacctaggttcaaacTCCGGCTCTGCTGTTGATCTGTCCTGTGACGCTGAGCACATCACTCCATCCTGGGCATCCTCAGTGTACTCATGGGCCTGCTTCTTGCAAATCCAAGGAGGATCGAAACCACAGCAGAAGTAAACgtggtttgaaacagctcaggtGCTGTAGAAATGTTGGTTGGGCTAAGAGGACAGTCTTTGGTGATGGTTTGTGGCTGCGACTGGCAAAGGGTTGTGGCTGTGAGCCCTCAGGTGGAACTTCTTTGAAGGGCAATTTCTTTTGTGGCCCCTAGTTCCCTGAACCTAAGAGGGTAGAATAATCAGGACCCTGGGCAGTCCCCTTGCCCcagccccaaccccacccctgccctcagttcagtttagtcactcagtcgtgtccagctctttgcaaccccgcgggctgcagcatgccaggcttccctgtccttcaccaacttctggatcttgctcaatctcatgtccatcaagtcagttatgccatccaaccatcgcatcttctgtcgtccccttctcctcccaccttgaatctttcccagcatcagggtcttttccaatgagttacttctctgcatcaggtggccaaagtattggagtttcagcttcagcatcagtccttccaaggaatatttgggactgatttcctttaggattgactggtttgatctccttgcagtccaagggactcttgagagtcttctccaacaccacagttcaaaagcatcaatccttcggcactcagctttctttatagtccaactctcacatccatacatgactactggaaaaaccatagctttgactagatgggcctttgctggcaaagtaatgtctctgctttttaatatgctatctagattgttcatagcttttcttccaaggagcaagtgtctcttaatttcatggctgcagtcaccatctgcagtgattttggtgcccccaaaaataaagtctcttactggttccattgttttcccatctatttgccatgcagtgatgggaccagctgccatgatcttagttttctgaatgttgagttttaagctttaCTGGTGCCTAAACAGGGTACAGAAACAGTCCGTGCAGACCcttaagaaagagaaggaataagAGGATTAGATGAGACACTACAGAGAGTTAAGCAACCCAAGAGGAAAGCCTGAGGATTAAGGAACAAAGGCAAACTCAGTCTTCCACCCTCAACATGGGTTTTCCCAAGGCTTGAGCAACCTGCTCACTTTTTGTCCATGCAGACACACACGGCAAGGCTGGCGTTTATAGAAGCATTTATATGCGTCTGAAGTTGTAAT
Coding sequences within it:
- the KRT36 gene encoding keratin, type I cuticular Ha6, encoding MASQLCSPIFSSGSLRGHCGATSGISRVSCVRSVGSCRGPSLAGVSGSASSVRLGLSSLGSCLPGSFLSSGLHSSGFAGAGGWLCEGSFNGNEKETMQFLNDRLASYLEKVRQLERENAELERRIREWYESQVPYICPDYQSYFKTIEELQQKILLTKADNARLVLQIDNAKLAADDFRTKYETELGMRQLVEADTNGLRRILDELTLCKADLEMQVESLKEELMCLKKNHEEEVNTLRCQLGDRLNVEVDAAPPVDLNKILDEMRCQYETLVENNRRDVEAWFNTQTEELNQQVVSSSEQLQCCQTEIIELRRNVNALEIELQAQHSMRNSLECTLAETEARYSSQLAQMQGLIGNVEAQLAEIRCDLERQNQEYQVLLDVKARLESEIATYRRLLEGEDCKLPAHPCATECKPAVRVSYVSSGPCAPAPQLSTQIRTITEEIRDGKIISSREHVQPL